In the Natronobacterium texcoconense genome, one interval contains:
- a CDS encoding pyridoxamine 5'-phosphate oxidase family protein produces the protein MAIDQETEMTDAEIDDFLSCHETGVLSLARENEPYSIPISYGYDEENQSFYMRLVSTPESEKREFLDSTPESRLVIYDDSGSTYRSVVATGTLENIPPAELTPDQIAQYGDAQRPLFEIWAQAKKDLNIELYRLAPETLEGRRTVVDREG, from the coding sequence ATGGCCATCGACCAAGAGACCGAAATGACCGACGCGGAGATCGACGACTTTCTGAGTTGTCACGAGACCGGCGTCCTCTCGCTGGCGCGAGAGAACGAGCCCTACTCTATTCCGATCTCGTACGGCTACGACGAAGAGAATCAGAGCTTCTACATGCGACTCGTCTCGACACCCGAAAGCGAGAAACGCGAATTTCTCGATTCGACGCCCGAGAGCCGGCTCGTCATCTACGACGATTCCGGGTCGACCTACCGGAGCGTGGTCGCCACGGGGACGCTGGAGAACATTCCGCCAGCGGAACTGACGCCCGACCAGATCGCCCAGTACGGCGACGCACAACGGCCGCTGTTCGAAATCTGGGCCCAGGCGAAAAAAGACCTCAACATCGAACTCTACCGCCTCGCGCCGGAGACACTCGAGGGACGGCGCACGGTCGTCGACCGCGAGGGATAG
- a CDS encoding AzlD family protein — protein sequence MIDNVDVFGLDPVVVAVVLAMAAVTVLAKVGGIWLVRRIEVSDRLEAGLSVLPGAIVIAVLGPELVAGGPAEWAAAGVVLLVMWRTASILLALCGGVLAVVAFRTIFASFGLA from the coding sequence ATGATCGATAACGTCGACGTCTTCGGACTCGATCCCGTCGTCGTCGCCGTCGTCCTGGCGATGGCCGCCGTCACAGTTCTCGCGAAAGTCGGTGGAATCTGGCTGGTCCGGCGGATCGAAGTGAGCGATCGCTTAGAGGCCGGGCTCTCGGTGTTGCCCGGGGCGATCGTGATCGCAGTACTTGGGCCGGAACTCGTGGCCGGCGGACCGGCGGAGTGGGCGGCAGCCGGCGTCGTCTTGCTCGTCATGTGGCGAACGGCGAGCATCCTGCTTGCACTCTGTGGCGGCGTCCTCGCGGTCGTGGCGTTTCGTACGATTTTCGCGAGTTTTGGTCTCGCCTGA
- a CDS encoding AzlC family ABC transporter permease: MGADLDGDDTLEERAAPETDAVTFEWDGVRSGFLTCLPVALGVGGYGIAFGVLANQAGLSVAEAALMSGVVLAGASQIVAIELWADPIPVATIVATVFAINLRYSLMGAALQPWFERLSGTKVYGSLFFMADENWALTMRDLKAGNGRGAFLLGSGIAIWVFWVGSTILGVVAGGVVGDPTQYGADFILVAVFVALAAELWEGKPSLVPWVVAFGTAVVTSQYLPGRWYILLGGLVAAAVEVIRYDR; the protein is encoded by the coding sequence ATGGGAGCCGATCTCGACGGAGACGACACGCTCGAGGAGCGAGCAGCGCCGGAGACGGACGCAGTTACGTTCGAGTGGGACGGCGTTCGGTCTGGCTTTCTCACCTGTCTGCCGGTCGCGCTCGGCGTGGGCGGGTACGGGATCGCGTTCGGCGTTCTCGCGAACCAGGCCGGGCTGAGCGTCGCCGAAGCAGCACTGATGAGCGGCGTCGTTCTGGCCGGTGCGTCACAGATCGTCGCGATCGAACTCTGGGCCGATCCGATCCCGGTCGCGACGATCGTCGCCACCGTGTTCGCGATCAACTTGCGGTACTCGCTGATGGGAGCAGCGCTCCAGCCGTGGTTCGAGCGTCTCTCCGGGACGAAAGTCTACGGCAGTCTCTTCTTCATGGCCGACGAGAACTGGGCGCTGACGATGCGCGATCTGAAGGCTGGCAACGGCCGCGGGGCCTTCCTGCTGGGCAGCGGTATCGCGATCTGGGTCTTCTGGGTCGGATCGACGATCCTCGGGGTCGTCGCCGGCGGCGTCGTCGGTGATCCGACCCAGTACGGTGCCGACTTCATACTCGTCGCCGTCTTCGTCGCGCTCGCGGCGGAACTCTGGGAGGGGAAGCCGTCGCTCGTGCCGTGGGTCGTCGCGTTCGGAACTGCCGTCGTCACGTCCCAGTATCTTCCCGGCCGGTGGTACATCCTGCTGGGCGGCCTCGTCGCCGCCGCCGTCGAGGTGATTCGGTATGATCGATAA
- a CDS encoding ubiquitin-like small modifier protein 1, with protein sequence MEIDLRFFATYRDAVGQKERSREFSENATVGDVLVALENEYDGLEGQLLENGTIRPQLSVLKNGRDVIHMDGTGTTLEDGDVISVFPPVAGGCR encoded by the coding sequence ATGGAGATCGATCTGCGATTCTTTGCGACCTACCGGGACGCCGTCGGCCAGAAAGAACGGAGCCGCGAGTTTTCCGAGAATGCGACCGTCGGTGACGTGCTCGTCGCTCTCGAGAACGAGTACGATGGGCTCGAGGGGCAGTTGCTCGAGAACGGAACGATCCGTCCGCAACTGAGCGTCCTGAAGAACGGTCGCGACGTGATCCACATGGACGGCACCGGCACGACTCTCGAGGACGGAGACGTTATCTCCGTATTTCCGCCGGTTGCCGGCGGCTGTCGCTGA
- a CDS encoding PadR family transcriptional regulator, with translation MDELTGFQRDLLYVIAGKDRPSGQEILDDINRYIDQPVTHGRLYPNLDTLVEKDLVEKGQLDRRTNYYALTPKGRRALQRRQEWVDQYVDV, from the coding sequence ATGGACGAACTAACCGGGTTCCAGCGTGACTTGCTGTACGTCATCGCAGGAAAAGATCGACCGTCCGGACAGGAGATTCTCGACGACATCAATCGCTACATCGACCAGCCGGTGACACACGGCCGGTTGTATCCGAATCTCGACACGCTCGTCGAGAAAGACCTCGTCGAGAAAGGCCAGTTAGACCGGCGGACGAACTACTACGCGCTCACCCCGAAAGGGCGACGAGCGCTCCAGCGCCGTCAGGAGTGGGTCGACCAGTACGTCGACGTGTAA
- a CDS encoding NUDIX hydrolase, with protein sequence MTDELAWETQDRRVAYTCPGFDVVNESVHLPDGTETEFDYVSEPESVCILPFTPDGDVVCIEEWRQAVSRVSRGLPVGGTEPDDANREAAARRELAEETGHEAEAIEPLVTVEPANGLADSVMHFFVARGCRPTADQNLDHNESIRVRTRPFENLLEDIRAGEIRDGRAVLAVSYYRLLEDH encoded by the coding sequence ATGACCGACGAACTCGCCTGGGAGACGCAGGATCGTCGAGTAGCCTACACGTGTCCGGGTTTCGACGTCGTTAACGAATCCGTTCACCTGCCCGACGGTACCGAAACCGAGTTCGACTACGTCTCGGAACCGGAGAGCGTCTGCATCCTGCCGTTTACGCCCGACGGCGACGTCGTCTGCATCGAGGAGTGGCGACAGGCCGTCTCCCGCGTCAGCCGCGGCCTCCCCGTTGGCGGCACCGAACCCGACGACGCCAATAGAGAGGCCGCCGCACGCCGGGAACTCGCCGAGGAGACCGGCCACGAGGCCGAAGCGATCGAACCACTGGTGACCGTCGAACCGGCAAACGGACTCGCAGACTCGGTCATGCACTTCTTCGTCGCCCGTGGCTGTCGACCGACCGCCGACCAGAACCTCGATCACAACGAGAGTATTCGCGTCCGGACACGTCCCTTCGAGAACCTGCTCGAGGACATCCGCGCCGGCGAAATCCGCGACGGACGGGCGGTACTCGCCGTGTCGTACTATCGGCTGCTCGAGGATCACTGA
- the tgtA gene encoding tRNA guanosine(15) transglycosylase TgtA produces MRECFELRDADAGGRIGELTVPRAETTVETPALLPVINPNLDTISPRRLAEEFGAEILITNSYIIHGTEDVREQALEEGLHEMLEFPGAIMTDSGSFQLSEYGDIDVTTEEILEFQHAIGSDIGTPVDIPTPPDVSRERAEDELATTQERLEVAEDVETGDMLVTAPVQGSTYPDLREEAGRHADATDLDVFPVGAVVPLMNDYRYDDMVDAVAAAKRGLGADAPVHLFGAGHPMMFALGVAMGCDLFDSAAYALYARDDRYLTVRGTRQLEDLEYFPCSCPVCTSNSPDDIRALPDREREEELAAHNLHVTFAEIRRIKQAIRAGNLLELVEQRARAHPTMLDGYRTLLDHAAQLEGSDPVSKGAFFYTSHESARRPEVLRHHQRLDRLETPESLFLTEGEPARGDEFDDSWRVEPPFGPFPRSLSKSYPLTAEVPERTDRAALEAAAEGICRLVEANPGMDVALGHRDWPSEVLALLPDEVELIDLTVA; encoded by the coding sequence ATGCGCGAGTGCTTCGAACTCAGGGACGCCGACGCTGGTGGCCGGATCGGTGAGCTCACCGTCCCGAGAGCCGAAACGACGGTCGAAACGCCTGCTCTCCTGCCGGTGATCAACCCGAATCTCGACACGATCAGTCCCCGCCGACTCGCCGAAGAGTTCGGTGCCGAGATTCTCATCACTAATTCCTACATCATCCACGGCACCGAGGACGTCCGTGAGCAGGCACTCGAGGAGGGACTCCACGAGATGCTGGAGTTCCCGGGTGCGATCATGACCGACTCCGGCTCTTTTCAGCTCTCCGAGTACGGTGACATCGACGTCACGACCGAGGAAATCCTCGAGTTCCAGCACGCGATCGGGTCGGACATCGGAACGCCCGTCGACATCCCGACGCCGCCGGACGTCTCCCGCGAGCGCGCGGAAGACGAACTCGCGACCACCCAGGAACGACTCGAGGTCGCCGAAGACGTCGAGACCGGCGATATGCTCGTCACCGCGCCGGTCCAGGGGTCGACCTACCCCGACCTGCGCGAGGAGGCGGGCCGGCACGCCGACGCGACCGACCTCGACGTCTTCCCTGTCGGCGCGGTCGTTCCGCTGATGAACGACTATCGGTACGACGATATGGTCGATGCCGTCGCCGCCGCAAAGCGCGGGCTCGGCGCCGATGCGCCGGTCCACCTCTTCGGTGCCGGCCACCCCATGATGTTCGCGCTCGGCGTCGCGATGGGCTGTGACCTGTTCGACTCCGCCGCGTACGCTCTCTACGCCCGCGACGACCGCTATCTGACGGTTCGAGGCACACGCCAGCTCGAGGACCTCGAGTACTTCCCGTGTTCCTGTCCGGTCTGTACGAGCAACTCGCCCGACGACATCCGCGCACTACCCGATCGGGAGCGCGAGGAGGAACTCGCGGCCCACAACCTCCACGTCACCTTCGCCGAGATCCGCCGGATCAAGCAGGCGATCCGCGCCGGCAACCTGCTGGAACTCGTCGAGCAACGCGCCCGCGCACACCCGACGATGCTCGACGGCTACCGGACGCTGCTCGATCACGCCGCACAACTCGAGGGGTCCGACCCCGTCTCGAAGGGCGCGTTCTTCTACACCTCTCACGAGAGCGCGCGCCGACCCGAAGTTCTGCGCCACCACCAGCGCCTCGACCGACTCGAGACGCCGGAGTCGCTGTTCCTGACGGAAGGCGAACCTGCTCGCGGCGACGAGTTCGACGACTCCTGGCGCGTCGAGCCACCGTTCGGTCCGTTCCCGCGGTCGCTCTCGAAGAGCTACCCGCTCACTGCGGAGGTTCCCGAACGGACGGATCGCGCGGCACTCGAGGCGGCCGCCGAAGGCATCTGCCGACTCGTCGAGGCCAACCCTGGGATGGACGTGGCGCTCGGTCACCGCGACTGGCCGTCCGAGGTGCTCGCGTTGCTTCCGGACGAGGTCGAACTGATCGACCTAACTGTCGCGTAG
- a CDS encoding TRAM domain-containing protein, protein MLGTASLVLAGIVIVLSLILIVLVASWFVGQLRGGSEERSESYERHREAQARDPPVEIGDVHEAGVIDFSDHHSGDRQAVCKIQGFVVFVEDLPGDLEVGDVVRFRVLSFNRGHTSATGKFIERA, encoded by the coding sequence ATGCTCGGTACAGCGTCGCTCGTTCTTGCGGGCATCGTAATAGTCCTGAGTCTCATCCTGATCGTCCTCGTCGCCTCGTGGTTCGTGGGACAACTCCGTGGCGGGTCGGAAGAACGCAGCGAATCCTACGAACGCCACCGCGAGGCGCAGGCTCGCGATCCGCCGGTCGAGATCGGTGACGTTCACGAGGCAGGCGTCATCGACTTCTCGGATCACCACTCCGGTGACCGCCAGGCCGTCTGCAAGATTCAGGGGTTCGTCGTCTTCGTCGAAGACCTTCCTGGCGACCTCGAGGTCGGCGATGTCGTTCGGTTCAGAGTCCTCTCGTTCAACCGCGGTCATACGTCGGCGACGGGGAAATTCATCGAACGTGCGTAG
- a CDS encoding transporter yields MVRLSTVVILAGIVLLFVPIPPIATVSGILVILLGIVLRVVMGL; encoded by the coding sequence ATGGTCCGACTCTCGACCGTCGTCATCCTCGCCGGCATCGTCCTGCTTTTCGTCCCGATTCCGCCGATCGCGACGGTTTCGGGTATACTGGTCATCCTGCTCGGGATCGTTCTTCGGGTAGTGATGGGGCTCTGA
- the arcS gene encoding archaeosine synthase subunit alpha — translation MTDYFEVHERDGAARVGELRLADTWTTPALVDDLLEDAGSLWSSDREVPEGDESKLTVLPHRSFPGGTADEVQESFAVDYPDVDYPSVAVISSENATDHGTDAYAVSDVQSTTGHGAALVEAVVNVREEIPADTALLFSGVATPRNVALLAYAGVDLFDATAAVVKGTEGRYLTTDEAYFLEDLEELPCSCPACQQPREEFTREDCAEHNRHALEAELGIVRRRIRDGRLRDYLEGQARHDQWLTAAMRELDTQWGYLEERTPILRDAQISAATEDTLRRVEIQRFADRVTTRYRNRFQNPLVLVPCSATKPYSESQSHRQFHDVIQWRGHVVSMTSPIGVVPQELETTYPAQHYDTVVTGRWSEDEKEFVAEVLRRYLERNADTYPYVVAHVPDEGYRDIVERVEESWDGNEDLDVTYTVPEGGHPTDDESLSNLGEALSGELKYSKREREHNTVRAIADYLLGDGAGNELFADIQTTSRYPKIQIRDREDTQLATMVPQYGTLSFTLEGARRWVDSDAPVKRVEIDGFVPHGSVLAPGVVDADEDIRVGDEVVVEGPNAFAVGRAEMFGHEMAESTRGVACEVRHVEEK, via the coding sequence ATGACCGACTACTTCGAAGTTCACGAGCGCGACGGGGCCGCTCGAGTCGGCGAGTTGCGACTCGCCGACACCTGGACGACGCCCGCGCTCGTCGACGACCTCCTCGAGGACGCGGGGTCGCTCTGGTCGAGCGACCGTGAGGTTCCCGAGGGCGACGAGTCGAAACTCACCGTTCTTCCCCACCGGTCGTTCCCCGGTGGGACTGCCGACGAGGTCCAGGAGTCGTTCGCGGTCGACTATCCCGACGTCGACTACCCGAGCGTTGCAGTCATCTCGAGTGAGAACGCCACTGACCACGGAACGGACGCCTACGCCGTCTCGGACGTCCAGTCGACCACGGGACACGGCGCGGCGCTCGTCGAGGCCGTCGTGAACGTCCGAGAGGAAATCCCCGCCGACACCGCCCTCCTCTTCTCGGGGGTCGCGACGCCGCGTAACGTCGCTCTGCTCGCCTACGCCGGCGTCGATCTGTTCGACGCGACCGCAGCCGTCGTGAAAGGGACCGAAGGGCGCTATCTCACCACGGACGAGGCCTACTTCCTCGAGGATCTCGAGGAACTCCCTTGCTCCTGTCCGGCCTGCCAGCAACCTCGCGAGGAGTTCACCCGCGAGGACTGTGCCGAACACAACCGCCACGCGCTCGAGGCTGAACTCGGCATCGTCCGCCGACGCATCCGTGACGGCCGCCTGCGGGACTATCTCGAAGGCCAGGCCCGCCACGACCAGTGGCTCACCGCAGCGATGCGCGAACTCGACACACAGTGGGGCTACCTCGAGGAACGGACGCCCATCCTCCGGGACGCCCAGATTTCGGCGGCGACCGAGGACACCCTGCGCCGCGTCGAGATCCAGCGGTTCGCAGACCGCGTCACGACGCGGTACCGCAACCGCTTCCAGAACCCGCTCGTGCTCGTCCCCTGTTCGGCGACCAAACCCTACAGCGAGTCCCAGAGCCACCGCCAGTTCCACGACGTCATCCAGTGGCGCGGCCACGTCGTCTCGATGACCAGTCCGATCGGCGTCGTTCCACAGGAACTCGAGACCACGTATCCGGCCCAGCACTACGACACCGTCGTCACCGGCCGCTGGTCCGAAGACGAGAAAGAGTTCGTCGCCGAGGTGCTCAGACGGTACCTCGAGCGCAACGCCGACACCTACCCGTACGTCGTCGCACACGTTCCCGACGAAGGCTACCGCGACATCGTCGAACGGGTCGAAGAGTCGTGGGACGGCAACGAGGATCTCGACGTCACCTACACCGTTCCCGAAGGTGGCCACCCGACCGACGACGAATCCCTCTCGAACCTCGGCGAGGCGCTGTCGGGCGAACTCAAGTACTCCAAGCGCGAGCGCGAGCACAACACCGTCCGCGCCATCGCGGACTACCTGCTCGGCGACGGCGCAGGAAATGAACTCTTCGCGGACATCCAGACGACGAGTCGCTACCCCAAGATCCAGATCCGGGACCGCGAAGATACCCAACTCGCGACGATGGTGCCCCAGTACGGAACGCTGTCGTTCACGCTCGAGGGAGCCCGCCGCTGGGTCGACAGCGACGCTCCGGTCAAACGCGTCGAAATCGACGGCTTCGTTCCCCACGGCAGCGTGCTCGCGCCGGGCGTCGTCGACGCTGACGAAGACATTCGAGTAGGCGACGAGGTCGTCGTCGAGGGACCGAATGCCTTCGCCGTTGGCCGAGCCGAGATGTTCGGCCACGAGATGGCCGAGAGCACGCGCGGCGTCGCCTGCGAGGTCCGCCACGTCGAAGAGAAGTGA
- a CDS encoding HdeD family acid-resistance protein codes for MTPIHSISTGGEMPEYTLERGWKTLAIAGGVVGLLGILAIAFPLVTGLSVAFALGAVLVVSGIVHAAHAFTARGWNGRLWQVVLAAVSVVAGLLLLANPIVALASLTLLVIAYLLVDAVAELWMAMRMAGQPGRASIAASGLLSLVLAGLLWSGFPADAAWAVGLLVGVSLFVTGLSMAFVAISGRSVGETEQPMTEPRKA; via the coding sequence ATGACTCCAATTCATTCGATTTCGACCGGTGGTGAAATGCCCGAATACACTCTCGAGCGTGGCTGGAAAACCCTCGCGATCGCCGGTGGCGTGGTCGGCCTGCTCGGTATCCTCGCGATCGCGTTCCCGCTCGTAACCGGGCTCTCGGTAGCGTTCGCGCTCGGAGCGGTGCTCGTCGTCAGTGGAATCGTCCACGCTGCACACGCGTTCACGGCCCGTGGCTGGAACGGCCGCCTCTGGCAGGTCGTACTCGCCGCCGTCTCGGTCGTTGCCGGCCTGCTTTTGCTGGCGAACCCGATCGTCGCGCTCGCGAGTCTGACGCTGCTCGTGATCGCGTACCTGCTTGTCGACGCCGTTGCAGAACTGTGGATGGCGATGCGGATGGCCGGCCAGCCCGGTCGGGCATCGATCGCCGCGAGTGGCCTGCTCTCGCTGGTCCTCGCCGGCCTCCTCTGGAGCGGCTTCCCCGCTGATGCAGCCTGGGCCGTCGGCCTGCTCGTTGGTGTCAGCCTCTTCGTGACCGGCCTCTCGATGGCGTTCGTCGCCATTAGTGGTCGGTCCGTCGGCGAAACGGAACAGCCCATGACCGAGCCACGCAAGGCCTGA
- a CDS encoding DoxX family protein: MSTTTRNRLESRYAGITLDGRPHALTAWFVVALRFVMGGMILFAGLGKFAFVSGEPFDASGFLVHGVDPASPVSGLYAAMAGNAALIEVINVIVPATQVLIGIALIAGAFVRLAALGGAMQMIMFYLGGWEGQWLALFDSTLIYAVVFLALGALAAGRIAGLDRYIEQIDVGGQPLVERYPKLQYLLG; this comes from the coding sequence ATGTCCACTACTACTCGAAACAGACTCGAAAGCCGGTATGCAGGAATCACCCTCGATGGACGCCCCCACGCGCTGACGGCGTGGTTCGTCGTCGCACTGCGGTTCGTGATGGGCGGAATGATACTGTTCGCGGGACTGGGGAAGTTCGCGTTCGTTAGCGGGGAGCCGTTCGACGCGAGCGGCTTCCTGGTCCACGGCGTCGATCCAGCCAGCCCAGTCAGCGGACTCTACGCTGCGATGGCGGGCAACGCCGCGTTGATCGAGGTCATCAACGTAATCGTCCCGGCCACGCAGGTGCTGATCGGCATCGCGCTGATCGCAGGTGCGTTCGTTCGCCTGGCTGCCCTTGGTGGAGCCATGCAGATGATCATGTTCTACCTCGGTGGCTGGGAAGGACAGTGGCTCGCGCTGTTCGACTCGACGCTGATCTACGCGGTCGTCTTCCTGGCGCTGGGCGCACTCGCCGCGGGCCGCATCGCCGGACTCGACCGCTACATCGAACAGATCGATGTCGGTGGACAGCCACTGGTCGAGCGGTACCCGAAACTCCAGTACCTCCTCGGCTAA
- a CDS encoding bacterio-opsin activator domain-containing protein, with product MNDQNTQTGGGEDVETDDNTVDDTGTLEILLIEDNPGDARLIEEMLEGAEELAQRIDPAEETRRTPEISRENRLENGLETLENEPIDVVLLDLNLPDSAGLDTLEAANAETDATPIVVLTGVRDQGVGVKAIQQGAQDFLVKDEVTSELLVRTIHHAIERARQEREQRRQREQLETINRLNRIVHDITHAVITTETRAELEQQVCDRLAEPDAYRFAWIGGVNPGSNEIVPKAAAGIEDGYLEDVEISMDADEPTGHGPGGTAIRTGDVQVSNNIQTDEQLEPWHEEARERGYRSIAAIPIVHEDLVYGVLGIYASSTDVFTETETTILSRIGDVMAHAITAIERRDALVSDAVVELEFRMDEMAEELVELSAAESCAIEFEQLVPGDETLLAYGSARNVSEETFRETIEDTDGIDDVRFLSIRRNGFEFELVSPVAVSLFETVATHGGRVESATIEDGEFRFVVELPRGRDTRQLIELIKEQRPDASYLAQRTAERSVSNGSSPLSVLEEDLTDKQRAALETAYFAGYFDWPRESTGEEIAERLGISPATFNQHLRTAERKFFDSVLGE from the coding sequence ATGAACGATCAGAATACACAGACTGGAGGCGGAGAGGACGTCGAAACCGACGATAACACGGTCGACGACACCGGAACGCTCGAGATCCTCCTGATCGAGGACAACCCCGGCGATGCACGGCTGATCGAGGAGATGCTCGAGGGCGCCGAAGAACTCGCCCAGCGAATCGATCCAGCCGAAGAGACGAGACGAACACCAGAGATTAGCCGCGAGAACCGGCTCGAAAACGGCCTCGAGACCCTCGAGAACGAACCGATCGACGTGGTGTTGCTCGACCTGAACCTGCCCGACAGTGCGGGACTGGATACGCTCGAGGCGGCCAACGCGGAAACCGACGCGACGCCGATCGTCGTGTTGACCGGCGTCAGAGACCAGGGAGTCGGCGTCAAGGCGATTCAGCAAGGAGCACAGGACTTCCTGGTCAAAGACGAAGTGACGAGCGAGTTGCTGGTCCGGACGATTCACCACGCGATCGAGCGTGCGCGTCAGGAACGAGAGCAGCGCCGCCAGCGCGAGCAACTCGAGACCATCAACCGGCTCAACCGGATCGTTCACGACATCACGCACGCGGTCATCACGACGGAGACGCGGGCCGAACTCGAACAGCAGGTCTGTGATCGGCTCGCCGAACCGGACGCCTACCGATTCGCGTGGATCGGCGGGGTCAATCCCGGGAGTAACGAGATCGTCCCGAAGGCCGCTGCCGGCATCGAAGACGGATACCTCGAGGACGTCGAGATCAGCATGGACGCGGACGAACCGACCGGTCACGGGCCGGGCGGCACCGCGATCCGAACCGGCGACGTTCAGGTCTCGAACAACATTCAGACGGACGAACAACTCGAGCCCTGGCACGAGGAAGCCCGAGAGCGAGGATATCGCTCCATCGCTGCGATCCCGATCGTTCACGAGGACCTCGTCTACGGCGTTCTCGGCATCTACGCGTCGTCGACGGATGTGTTCACAGAGACGGAGACGACGATTCTCTCGCGGATCGGCGACGTCATGGCCCATGCGATTACTGCTATCGAGCGACGCGACGCTCTGGTCAGCGACGCCGTCGTCGAACTCGAGTTCCGGATGGACGAGATGGCGGAGGAACTCGTCGAACTGTCGGCAGCGGAGTCGTGTGCGATCGAGTTCGAGCAACTCGTTCCCGGAGACGAGACCCTGCTGGCGTATGGCTCGGCACGAAACGTCTCCGAGGAGACGTTCCGGGAGACGATCGAAGACACTGACGGAATCGACGACGTTCGGTTTCTTTCGATCAGACGCAACGGGTTCGAGTTCGAACTGGTCTCGCCCGTTGCCGTCTCCCTGTTCGAGACGGTCGCGACCCACGGCGGCCGCGTCGAATCGGCCACGATCGAGGACGGCGAATTCCGGTTCGTCGTCGAATTACCACGCGGCAGAGACACGCGCCAGCTAATCGAACTCATCAAAGAGCAACGCCCGGACGCGTCCTACCTCGCACAGCGAACGGCCGAACGGAGCGTCTCGAACGGCTCGAGCCCACTCTCCGTGCTCGAGGAAGATCTCACCGACAAGCAACGGGCAGCACTCGAGACTGCTTACTTCGCGGGCTACTTCGACTGGCCGCGCGAGAGCACGGGCGAGGAGATCGCCGAGCGACTCGGGATTTCGCCGGCGACGTTCAATCAGCATCTCCGAACGGCAGAACGGAAGTTCTTCGATTCGGTACTCGGTGAGTGA
- a CDS encoding response regulator: MTEPETVRPEPAQILLVEDNPGDVRLTKEAFEQGRIENDLHVVSDGAEALDFLTQRGEYEDAPRPDLVLLDLNLPRTNGEEVLRELKDDPELRSIPVIVLTSSQTEEDIARSYELHANAYLTKPVDPDEFIETIRAFETFWFTVVRLPPEVDEQ; this comes from the coding sequence ATGACCGAACCAGAGACAGTTCGACCCGAGCCAGCACAGATCCTGTTAGTCGAGGACAATCCCGGCGACGTTCGCCTGACCAAGGAAGCGTTCGAACAGGGGCGAATCGAGAACGATCTTCACGTCGTCTCGGACGGCGCCGAGGCGCTCGACTTTCTCACTCAGCGAGGCGAGTACGAGGACGCACCGCGCCCGGATCTCGTCTTGCTGGATCTTAACCTGCCACGGACCAACGGAGAGGAAGTACTCAGGGAGCTCAAGGACGATCCGGAACTGCGGTCGATCCCGGTGATCGTCCTGACCAGTTCACAGACCGAAGAGGACATCGCCAGATCGTACGAACTACACGCAAACGCCTATCTGACGAAGCCCGTCGATCCGGACGAGTTCATCGAGACGATCCGTGCGTTCGAGACGTTCTGGTTTACGGTCGTCCGTCTGCCCCCGGAGGTCGACGAACAATGA
- a CDS encoding type I 3-dehydroquinate dehydratase has translation MNFDSFVLTASTADLGEASAARDHADAIEFRMDLAEEPLAALEAYDGDLPILATNRAEWEGGEASDEGRLEELTEATRFEAVEAVDVELAAIRDGDAEAVLKTARERDVSIVASAHDFEGTPTESEMLETLADACEHADVGKLAVTAHSREETLALLSVTHRLTADGKTVATMAMGEAGSHTRAVAPVYGSKIGYAPVDPEKATAPGQYDLETLSRLVDSLE, from the coding sequence ATGAACTTCGACTCGTTCGTCCTGACCGCCTCGACTGCAGACCTCGGCGAAGCGTCAGCCGCTCGCGACCACGCCGACGCCATCGAGTTCCGGATGGACCTCGCCGAGGAGCCACTGGCCGCACTCGAAGCGTACGACGGCGACCTTCCGATTCTGGCGACGAACCGTGCGGAGTGGGAAGGCGGCGAGGCGAGCGACGAGGGACGACTCGAGGAACTGACGGAAGCGACCCGGTTCGAGGCCGTCGAAGCGGTCGACGTCGAACTCGCCGCCATCCGCGACGGTGACGCCGAAGCCGTCCTGAAGACGGCCCGCGAACGAGACGTCTCGATCGTCGCCTCGGCACACGACTTCGAAGGGACGCCCACGGAATCGGAGATGCTCGAGACGCTTGCCGACGCCTGCGAGCACGCGGACGTGGGTAAACTCGCGGTGACGGCCCACAGCCGCGAGGAGACGCTCGCCCTGCTGTCGGTTACCCACCGACTTACGGCCGACGGGAAGACCGTCGCGACGATGGCGATGGGTGAAGCAGGCAGCCACACTCGCGCCGTCGCACCCGTCTACGGTTCGAAAATCGGCTACGCACCCGTCGACCCAGAGAAGGCGACCGCGCCGGGACAGTACGACCTCGAGACGCTTTCTCGGCTGGTCGACTCCCTCGAGTAA